A genomic segment from Sesamum indicum cultivar Zhongzhi No. 13 unplaced genomic scaffold, S_indicum_v1.0 scaffold00319, whole genome shotgun sequence encodes:
- the LOC105180093 gene encoding uncharacterized protein LOC105180093, which yields MISEFGSSEAAIEQMTRWSTLKGLQTSKAYEYFRPKLARQPWKAAIWKAFIPPKYSFIMWLGLRNRLATRDRLEFLHEEDLCSLCINTKESAKHLFFECPFSTYVWSHIRVWLGINRRMSTLHSAVKWLKKEKTGSSVHNKARHLALSCTVYTLWRHRNEFIFEGAVPNPEGLIMSIGSSCHFSRTV from the coding sequence ATGATCTCCGAATTTGGGTCTTCAGAGGCAGCGATTGAGCAGATGACGAGATGGTCCACCCTAAAGGGACTCCAGACGTCGAAAGCCTATGAGTACTTCAGGCCAAAACTTGCGAGGCAACCTTGGAAAGCAGCTATTTGGAAGGCTTTCATCCCGCCGAAGTACTCGTTCATCATGTGGCTTGGTCTGCGCAACAGATTGGCTACACGGGACAGACTCGAGTTCCTCCATGAGGAGGACTTATGTTCACTTTGCATCAACACCAAAGAATCGGCCAAACACCTTTTCTTTGAGTGCCCGTTTAGCACCTACGTTTGGTCACATATCCGAGTATGGCTTGGGATCAACCGACGTATGTCCACCTTGCACAGTGCGGTGAAATGgctcaagaaggagaaaaccGGATCCTCCGTTCATAACAAAGCACGACACCTCGCTTTGTCATGCACAGTCTACACCCTTTGGCGGCATCGTAACGAATTCATTTTTGAGGGTGCAGTACCCAATCCCGAGGGCCTTATTATGTCTATAGGGTCCTCTTGTCACTTTTCCCGCACGGTTTAA
- the LOC105180094 gene encoding adenylate isopentenyltransferase 5, chloroplastic-like encodes MMNKHRGKDKVVLVLGATGTGKLRLAIDLATRFGEEVINSDKIQVYKGLYIVTNRVSNEECRGVPQHLLAIVDPEVDFTVHDFVHHALLAADTIVQKNRLSIIVRGSNSFIQAKILKTTIDKINMNTWKLACRQVENISRMKEEFGWQIHWLNATEVFLRRGGDANEAWKKFVLEPITNIVARFICKENIDPKPTVGTPSIAVAAATTNNWWI; translated from the exons ATGATGAACAAGCACCGAGGGAAGGATAAGGTGGTGCTGGTATTGGGTGCCACTGGCACAGGCAAATTGCGCCTGGCGATAGACCTAGCCACCCGTTTCGGGGAAGAGGTCATCAACTCGGACAAAATTCAAGTCTACAAGGGCCTATATATAGTAACTAATAGGGTGAGCAATGAGGAATGTCGTGGCGTGCCACAACATTTGCTCGCAATCGTTGATCCCGAGGTGGATTTCACTGTACATGATTTTGTGCATCATGCATTGCTGGCTGCTGATACTATTGTACAAAAGAATCGGCTGTCAATCATTGTTAGAGGGTCCAATTCCTTCATACAG GCTAAGATTCTTAAGACAactattgataaaattaatatgaacacTTGGAAATTAGCTTGCCGTCAAGTTGAAAATATTTCGAGGATGAAGGAGGAATTTGGGTGGCAAATCCATTGGTTGAACGCCACAGAGGTATTCCTTCGACGTGGTGGAGATGCTAATGAAGCATGGAAGAAATTCGTGCTGGAGCCTATTACGAACATTGTGGCTCGTTTCATTTGCAAAGAAAACATAGATCCGAAACCGACTGTCGGTACTCCATCCATTGCCGTTGCAGCAGCTACTACAAACAACTGGTGGATCTGA